The DNA segment TGGTGACGTTCCTGGCCAGCGAGGATGCCGGCTACGTCAACGGCGCGGTCATCGCCGTGGACGGCGGCGCGGCGATGGGCCACTAGCCGAGCGGCCGAACCGGCCGGTCACCGCACCGGCCGGGCAGCGACAGCACCGGTCGACCACGAGGGCACCGGTCGGTACGAAGGGAACGTCCCATGGGCCTGCTCGAGGGCAAGCGACTGCTGATCACCGGCGTGCTGACCGACCAGTCGATCGCCTGGCACGTGGCCCGGTTGGCCCAGCAGGAGGGCGCCACGGTCGTGTTGTCGTCGTTCGGCCGGGCGCAGCGGCTCACCGAACGGGTCGCCGGCCGGTTGCCGACTCCGGCCCCGGTGATCCCGTTGGACGTCACCTCCGAGGACGACCTGGCCGCACTGGGCGACCGCCTCGCCGCGCACGTCGACGGCCTGGACGGCGTGCTGCACGCGGTCGCCTTCGCGCCGGAGGCCGCTCTCGGCGGCAACTTCGTCAACACCTCCTGGGAGGACGTGGCGACGGCGTTGCACGTGTCGGCGTACTCCCTGAAGGCCCTGTCCATGGCGTGCCTGCCGCTGTTCCCCGCTTCGGGCGGTTCCGTGGTCGGCCTGGACTTCGACGCGACGGTGGCCTGGCCCAAGTACGACTGGATGGGGGTGGCGAAGGCAGCGTTCGAGTCGACCGCGCGCTACCTGGCCCGGGAGCTCGGCCCCCGCGGGGTGCGCGTGAACCTCGTCGCCGCCGGACCTATCCGCACCATGGCCGCCAAGAGCATCCCGGGCTTCGAGGACTTCGAGTCCGTGTGGAGCACCCGGGCGCCCATCGGCTGGGATCTGGACGACCCGGAACCGGCGGCACGCGGCTGCGCCGCGCTGCTGTCGGACTGGTTCCCTCGTACGACAGGGGAAATCGTGCACGTCGACGGCGGTGTCCACAGCCAGGGCGGCTGAGATGTCCGAGCCGCTCGCGTCGAGCGACGCCCTCGCCGAACGGAACCTGCTCGTGCTGCGGCACGCCAAGTCGGACTGGCCGGCCGGCGTCGCCGACCAGGACCGGCCGCTGGCCGCGCGAGGTCGCCGAGATGCGCCGGAGGCCGGTCGCTGGATCGCGGCACAGGCCGGGGCGCCGGACCTCGCCGTCGTCTCCCCGGCCACCCGCACCCGGCAGACCTGGGAGCTGGTGAGCGCCCAGCTGCCTAGTGCCGTGACGGCGTCGTACGACGACCGGATCTACGACGCGACGACCGAGCAGCTGTACGCCGTCCTCCGCGAGGTCGACCAGACGGCGACCACGGTGGTGCTGGTCGGACACAACCCGGGCTGCCACGCCCTGGTCGACGAGCTGACCGATGGCGCGGCGCCGGCCAGGTACCCGACGTGCGGGCTGGCTCTGCTCGGCGTCACGGTGCCGTGGTCGCAGCTGCAGCCGGGGACCGCGCGGTTGCTGGCGTTCGCCGTACCGCGGGGCTAGGACCGCCCGCCCACCGTCAGCGGACCGGGGGAGCAGGGGTGGCGACGCCGTCGCGGGCGTCGGCCTCCTCGATCTCCTCGCGGGTGATCCCGAGCAGGTAGAGGACCGAGTCCAGGTAGGGCGTGCTGACCGCGGCGTCGGCGGCCTGCCGGACGACCGGCTTGGCGTTGAACGCGATGCCGAGGCCCGCCACCGCGATCATGTCGAGGTCGTTGGCCCCGTCGCCGACGGCGATCGTGCGCGACAGCGGGATCGCATGCAGCGCAGCGAAATCGAGCAGCGCTTGCGCCTTTCCCTCCCGGTCGACCACGGGACCGACGACCCTGCCGGTCAGCCGCCCGTCAACGACCTCGAGTTCGTTGGCGCGAAGGTCGGTGATGCCGAGGTCGGCCGCCACGGGCTCGACGACCTGGGTGAAGCCGCCGCTGACCAGCGCGACGCGGTAGCCGAGACGTTGCAAGGTGCGGACCAGAGTGCGCGCCCCGGGGGTGAGCCGGACCTGCTCGCGTACGGCGTCGAGCACGCTGGCCGGTAGCCCGGCCAGCAGTGCCACCCGCGCGTGCAGTGAGGCGGCGAAATCCAGTTCGCCGCGCATCGCCCGAGCCGTGATGTCCGCGACTGCCGGTTCCTGGCCGGCGTGCCCGGCCAGCAGTTCGATGACCTCGTCTTGGATGAGCGTCGAATCGACGTCCATCACCAGCAGGTGCCGGCCCCGGCGGTCCAGACCGACGGCCTGGACGGCGACGTCGACGCCGCACGTCGCGGCGGAGTCCGAGAGCGCGGCGCGCAGCGCGACGGCGTCGTCCGACCCGGAGACGTCGAGTTCGATGGCTGTCACCGGATACGCCGCGACGCGGGCGATCCGGTCGATGTTCGCGCCGACCTCCGCTGCCCGTCGGGCCAACGCGGCGACGGCGTCGGGGCGCAGCGGCGACCCGATGACGGTGACGCGCAACGAACTGCGCCGGCGGCCACCGGTCTCGGCCGAGCCGGGCACGACGTCGAGCGCCATGCCCAGCGAGGTCGCGGTCACCTCCGCGCGGTCGGCGATGGCCGCGGCGTCGGCCCGGTCGCCCAGCCGCAGCAGCACGCCCAGCAGGAGCCGGCCCCGCACGACGACCTGCTCGATGTCGGCAACCTCGACGTCGTCGTCACCGAGGATGCCGAACAGCGCGGCGGTGACACCGGGCCTGTCGGGACCGGCCAGCGTCAGCAGCAGGGTGGGCGCGGGGTCCATAGCGGCCGACAGGCTACCGGCGGCGCTGCGGGACCGGTTCGACCGCAGCGTGGAACGCCGCCGCGGCGGCGTGCCGTGCCAGCCCGTCGAGGGGCTGCAACGCCGCGGCACGCGCGGCGGCCTGCCCGGCGGTCATCGCGGCACCGTCGTCGGCAGCGGCGTATTCGACCAGGACCCGCAGCCGCAGCGCTCGGTGCAGGACCTGCAGGGCACGGCTGGACGTACCGGGCGGCATCCGGAGCCGGTCGAGTGCCTGCTCGAGCGAACGCAACTGACCGGACAGTTGTTCGCGGCCGCGTGCCACGTCCAGCGCGGCGAGCGCAGCGGTGGCCTCCCGAAGGCCCTCCGCAAGCGCCCGGTCGGCCTCGGCGAGCGAGGACACGGCCGGCGGCGCCAACCGGCGGCTGGTGGGCAGCACGAACCACGTTGTGCCGCTGCCGGTTTCGCGCTGCGGTACGAGGCCCAGCCCGCCCTCGGCCGTCGCGCCGGCGACGAGCACGGCCTCGCCGGCGGCCAGCGCGGCTTCGTTGAACGACGCCGGCCCCGGCAGACCGGACACGTCGCCCGGCGCGGGCAGGCAGACCCGGAAACCCGTCGCCCCGGCCGCGCGCAACCGCCCCAGGGCCACCGGCCAGGACACGGGACCGTCTTCGCCGGGAGCGCCGGCCACCCGGTGCGGCACACCGGCCCCGGCGATCGCCGCGGCCGCGTCATCGGGGGAGACCAGACCCTGCAACCAGGCGTTGGCCCAGGCCGCCACGAGCCCGGACCGGGGGACGACCGGCATGGCGCCAGGGTAGGCGAGCGTCCCGCTAGGGTCGCGACGCACATCCGACGGGGAGCCGCACCACGACCAGAAGCGAAGGGAGCCGGCGTGAGCGAGGTGCTGCGGCTGCGCGGCGTCACCGTCGTGCGCGGCGGCCGCAACATCGTCGACAACCTCGACTGGTCGGTGCATGAGGACGAGCGCTGGGTCGTGCTCGGGCCCAACGGCGCCGGCAAGACGACGATCACGTCGATGGCCGCGACGCTGCTGCATCCCACGGCCGGCACCGTGGACATCCTGGGCGAGCGACTCGGCCGGATCGACGTGTTCGAACTGCGCACCCGCATCGGGCTGGCCAGCGTGAGCCTGGCCGAACTCGTGCCGCCGACCGAACGGGTCGGCGATGTCGTGGTGACGGCGGCCTGGGCGGTGGCAGGTCGCTGGCGGGAGTCGTACGACGCCGCTGACACCCTGCGGGCCCGCGCTCTGCTGGACCAGGTCGGTGCCGCTCACCTGATCGAGCGTCGCTTCGGGACCCTGTCGGAGGGGGAGAAGAAGCGGGTGCAGCTCGCCCGTGCGCTGATGACCGACCCGGAACTGTTGCTGTTGGACGAACCAGCCGCCGGACTCGACCTCGGCGCCCGGGAGGACCTGGTGCGCCGGCTGTCCGGCCTGGCGGCCGACCCCGCGTCGCCCGCATTGGTCCTGGTCACCCATCACGTCGAGGAGATCCCGCCCGGTTTCACCCACGTCCTGCTGCTGCGCGACGGCCGCGCGGTGGCGCAGGGACCGCTGCGGTCGACGATGTCGTCCTCGGCACTGTCGGCGACATTCGGGATCCCGTTGCGGCTCAGGCGCTTCGACGATCGCTGGACGGCCCGCGCAGCCTGACGGTGACATCGGAACGGGCCGGCGACGTTGTGTAGGCAAACTCCGTGAACTCCGCCGGGGGCCGTGACGCCGACTCGGCGTACGCTCAACGCATGACGGGGATGACGCGCCACGTGCCGCGTGCGCTCGTCCTCGGACCGTTTGGCTGTGCCTATGTGGCTGCCGTGACGCTGCTGTACGTCGTCAACTTCGTGGCCCACTCGCCGTGGCTGCCACTGGTGGTCTGGGCGCTATTGTCGCCGGCCGGGATGATCTGGCCATTGGCCTTCTACAGCCTCGCCTATGCCACTGCTGTGACGACAAATCCCGTCGCCTCCGTCGTGGCCTACGGCCTGCTTATCCTGCACCCCGCCGCCTTCGCGTACGTCAACGCCATCGTCGTCTCAGCGACGGCCCGAGGAGTCCGCACACTGTGGCGAGCGAGTCGGCCGGGCCGCTCGGCCAGCGGCCCTGACAGCTGACCTGCAGAACGCTTCTCCGACAGTTCAACTCGGCGGCTGCAGTGGCCGTAGGGTCAGCTAGCGACCACCTTCGTCGGACAGCTTCTCGTCTTCCGTCAACAGCAATTCCCACTCTGCATCAGCGACGATCGCAGGCCGGCAGATCCTGGGGAAGAAGATCCATGGCAGTAGTAGGTAGGGCCACCACCGTGACTGCCTTCCGCTGACCACTGCCGTCCCGAAACCTCAGACGGACGTAGTCGCGGCCGACGTACGCTTGACGCGGGGAGGCCAAGCAGGCGCTGCTGACGTCGATTCTGACTGTGCGGTAGGGGTTGACGACCAGTATTTGAGCGTCCTGTATGTCGACTCGCACCCGCAGGAACCGGGCTACCACCGCCACAAATGTCACAACGGTGGCGATCACAGCTGCGCAGCTGAGCGCAACGTCGGATTCAGGGAATGCATAGTGCCCCACGACGAACACCACGGTCCCGGCTGCGCCCCCCGCGATCCCGCCCGCGATACCGCCGACGCGAAGGTTCCAGCCGATCGACCTATAGGAGCGCATTGCGGCCACCAATCCGGGAGGTTCTGTCAGCACATCGTCCCAAGGTCCGAGGTGGCTCCCGGCTTGTCAGTCACCCGGCGGATCGGCCGGGCGCCCGCAGCGACCACGGCTGTGGCGCATCCACCGCTCCCGACTCCTACGATCGCGATATGGACGCGTGGGTGTGGTGGCTGATCGCGGCAGCAGTGCTCGCCGTGGTCGAAGTGCTGACCGTGGATCTCGTCGCGATCATGCTGGCCGGCGGCGCCGCGGCCGCGGCGATCGCGTCGGCGGTCGGGGCACCGGCGCCGGTTTCCTTCCTCGTCTTCGCTGCCGTCTCCGCCTTGCTGCTGCTGGTGCTCCGGCCGGTCGCCAAACGGCACCTGACCCGTGGCCCGGTACTGCGCAGCGGGACCGACGCATTGCGTGGGCAGCAGGCCCTGGTGCTCGAACGGGTGGACGGCCGCGACGGCAGGGTGAAGCTCGGCGGCGAGATCTGGTCCGCCCGGGCGTACGACGAGACCTCGGCGTACGACGTAGGCACTAGCGTGCAGGTCATCGCGATCTCAGGAGCGACCGCGCTCGTCGGCTGAACGCGTCGGCTGGACAACCCACGGCGCCAGCCGCACCGGAGAGGGGCAGGAGTGGAAGGGACGTCGCTCGGCATTCTGATCGCGGCCATTCTCGTCGCGATCTTCGTCCTCGTGACCATCGCCAAGGGTGTGCGGATCGTGCCGCAGGCCAACGCCGGAATCGTCGAGCGGCTCGGTCGCTACCACCGCACGCTGCTGCCGGGCCTGTCGCTGCTGATCCCGTACATCGATTCCCTCAAGCCGCTCATCGACATGCGGGAACAGGTCGTCTCGTTCCCGCCGCAGCCGGTGATCACCGAGGACAACCTCGTCGTCAACATCGACACAGTCATCTACTTCCAGGTCACCGACCCCAAGGCCGCGACGTACGAGATCGCGAACTACCTGTCCGGCATCGAGCAGCTGACCATCACCACGCTGCGCAACGTCATCGGGTCGTTGGACCTCGAGGACGCGCTGACCAGCCGCGACAAGATCAACGCGGCGTTGCGCGGCGTACTCGACGAGGCGACGGGCAAGTGGGGTATCCGGGTCAACCGGGTGGAGATCAAGGCGATCGACCCGCCGGCCAGCGTGCAGGAGTCGATGGAGAAGCAGATGCGGGCCGAACGCGATCGCCGCGCCACGATCCTGTCGGCGGAGGGCTCCAAGCAGGGCGCCATCCTCACCGCCGAAGGGGACCGGCAGGCGGCCATCCTGCGCGCCGAGGGCGACGCGCAGGCGCAAGTCCTTCGCGCCCAGGGTGAAGCGGAGGCGCTGACGAAGGTGTTCGACGCCGTCCACGCCGCGAACCCCGATGCGCAGATGCTCGCGTACCAGTACCTGCAGGCGCTTCCGGAACTCGCCCAGGGCAGCGCCAACAAGGTGTGGGTGCTGCCGCTGGAACTCTCCCGGGCGATGGAGGGCCTGGCGACGGCCTTCCGCCCGGCAGCCGCGCCGGAGGTGGCCCCGACCGATCGGGCATGACCGCCTGGTCGGCCCTGCTGCTCGTCCTTGCAGGCGTCGCCGCCGGCGGCATCAACGCGGTCGTCGGGTCCGGCACGCTGCTGACCTACCCGACGCTGCTCGCCTTCGGCCTGAACCCGGTGCTGGCCAACGGCACCAACACGACCGGGCTGTGCGTGGGAGGCCTCGCCGGCGCCGTCGGCTACCGGCGGGAACTGGCCGGCCGCCGCGCCCGGATGGTGCGGCTGGCCACCCTCGCCGCGGCCGGCGGCCTCGCCGGCGCCGTCCTTGTCGTGGCGCTGCCGGAGTCCGTCTTCGTCTTCGTCGTGCCGTGGCTCATCGTCGGAGCCTGTGTGCTCATGCTGGTGCAGCCCCGCGTCACCCGGTGGCTGCGCGCACGCTCCGGTGACGTCGCCATCCACGAACATCCACGCAGCGGCCTGCTGCGCGGCGGAGCGGTCACCGGCGCCGCGGTGTACGGCGGGTACTTCGGAGCCGCCCAGGGTGTCGTGTTCATGGCCGTGCTGTGCCTGCTCGACGACCCGGATGTGCAGCGCAGCAACGCGGCGAAGAACCTCTTGGCCGGGACCGCGAACACCGCAGCCGCCGTGACGTTCATCGTCACCGGCCGGGTCTTGTGGTGGGCCGCGATCGCCCTGGCGGTCGGCTCGATCGCCGGTGGTCTGCTGGGCGCGCGTGTCGCCCGACGACTGCCCGCCGGCGTGCTGCGGGCGCTCGTCGTCGGTGTCGGGCTGGTCGCGGCGGTCGTTGTCCTGGTGAGGTTCTGACATGCCGGTGATCGGCGTACAGGACCGCGACGATCCGCGATTGTCGGATTTCACCGGCCTCACCGATGTCGCCGCGCGGCAACGCCGGGAGCCGGCCGACGGCATCTTCATCGCCGAGGGGGAGAAGGTGATCGCCCGGACCGTCGCAGCCGGCTACCGAGTGCGCTGCGTGCTCACCGAACAACGCTGGCTGCCCGGCCTGCGCAACTGCTTGGGCAACAGCGACATCGACGTGTACGTCGCCGACGAGACGCTGCTGCGCTCCATCACCGGCTACCGGGTCCACCGGGGCGCGCTCGCCTCGGTCGCCCGGCGGCCGTTGCCCGCCGTCCCGGATCTGGTCACCGGCGCGCGCCGGCTGGTCGTGCTGGAAGACCTCGTCGACCACACGAACGTGGGTGCGGTGTTCCGGTCCGCGGCCGCGCTGGGAACCGATGCCGTGGTGATCTCGCCACAGTGCGCCGACCCGCTGTACCGCCGCAGCATCAAGGTGTCGATGGGCGCGTCCCTCACGTTGCCGTGGACACGCTCCACCGCTTGGCCGGCGGACCTGGATCTGCTGCGGCAGTCGGGGATGGAACTGCTCGCGCTGACGCCGGACGCAGCCGCTGAACCGCTCGACGCGGTGGCACGGGAACTGTCGGCGATGCCGCTGGCGCTGCTGGTCGGCACTGAGGGCGACGGTCTCACCTCGGCGACGCTGGCCCGCTGCACTCGCCGGGTCCGAATCCCGATGGCCGGCGGCATCGACTCCCTCAACGCCGCCGCCGCTGCGGCGGTGGCCTGCTGGGAACTGCGTCCGGCCGCCACCGGCCCGGCGTCGACGCGTCGAGCGCCCGGCGTCTGAGAAGGTGCCGGGCATGGCCGAGATCGTGCTGATCCGTCACGGGGAGACCGCCTGGAGCCGGGCCGGGCGGCACGCCGGTCGCACCGACATCCCGCTGACGTCGCACGGCGAGGCGGCGGCCCGTTCGTTGGCCGGCGGGCTTGCCCACCGGCCGTTCGGGCTGGTCCTGGTCAGCCCGCTCGCCCGCGCGGTACGCACCGCGGCGTTGGCCGGGCTGCCCAGCGACGACCGCGATCCGGATCTGGTCGAGTGGGACTACGGCGAGTTCGAAGGCCGCACGACCCCGGACATCCGGCGGGACCTCGGCGATCCAGGCTGGTCGATCTGGGACGCCCGCATCGGCCCGGGCTCGACACCGGGGGAGCAACCTGACGACGTGGCCGACCGCTGCCGGCGCGTCCTCGCCCGCTGTGCGCCGGTGCTGGCCAGCGGCCGCGACTGTGCGCTGGTCGCACACGGCCACCTGCTACGGATCCTCACCGCGACCTGGCTGGACCTCGCCGCGACCTGCGCCCGGCTGTGGGCCCTGGACGCCGGCGCGCTGTCCGCCCTCGGCCACGAACACGAGCAGCGCGTCATCCAGCACTGGAACGTCCCCGCCCCCGCTGCCGACGGCTGAGCCTCCGGACGTCCCGTACGTCCCGCTGCCAACTGGACTCCCGCTGCCCGGCTGGAGTGTCGACGTCGCCGCCGCCCCATCTCGCCGCCCGCGGCCGGAGAGATCATCGGAGGCGTCGCCGGCCGGATGGGAGGATGTCCCGGCCGTACGCCCGCACCCGGCTACACCGTTGCCGGACAGCGTCCGAGGAGGACCGTGAACGAGACAGCCGACGTCGCCGAGGTCGCCTCGGGGTGGCTCGAGCCGCACGCGCTGGAGGACGCCCGGGCGCGGCTGCCCGTGGTGTACGTCGACGCCGTACCGGTCCGGGTGGATCCACTGGGTCAGGTGACCGAAGTCGGTCTGCTGCTTCGCGCCCGGCCGGACGGCAGCATCAGCCGCGCCATCGTCTCCGGCCGCGTCCTGTACGCCGAGCGCGTGCGTACCGCCCTGCTGCGCCACCTGGAGAAGGACTTGGGGCCCATGGCGTTGCCTCGGCTGCCCCCGGCACCGCAACCATTCACCGTCGTTGAGTACTTCCCGGATCCGTCGGTGACCGGCTTCCACGACCCGCGGCAGCACGCGGTCAGTCTGGCGTTCGTGGTTCCGGTCGACGGCGACTGCGCGCCATCGCACGACGCCCTCGACCTGTCGTGGCTCTCGCCGGAGGAGGCGGTGAGTCCGCAGGTCCAGCTGGAGATGGCCGGCGGGCACGACAAGGTGCTGCGGTTGGCGATGGCCCACGTCGGCCGGCTGCCCTAGCCGTTCCCCGGAGCCGGCCCGGCCGCGGTACGGCGTCGCCCCGCAGCCCCGCACCGGTGTCGGCCAGCAGAATCAGGGTGCCGGTGGCCCCGTCGTCAGGCCCGTGGCACCCCCGACGCGGTCTCCTCGATGACCTGATCGACGACGTCGGTGGCGCGGCCGGCGCGCATCATCGTCGCCCGCTGCCGCTGCGCCGGACTGCCCTGCCGCAGCACGACGTCGACCAAGTCCGTCACCTCGGCCCAGTCGCCGGAAACCTCGAACTGCTCCCGCAGCTCGGCCACCGTCTGCCGCAGCAGCGCCGCCGCGGGTATCGGACGACACGCGGCGGGATCGACGAGGACGTCCGCGAGGCCGCTGCGAGCGGCTCGCCACATGGCGGCCCGATGGAGCGGATCCGATTGCAGCACAGGGGGTGCACCGGCGGAGTCGGCGGACAGTTCGTGGCCGACCGAGGCACGGAAGATCGCCGCGACCAGCAGGACCGCGTCGACGGACGGGCAGGCGTCGCACACCCGCAGTTCCAGCGTCGGCAGGTGCGCCGAGGGACGGACGTCGAAGTAGATCATCCCGGGATCGCTGATCACCCCGGCCTGCAGCAACTGCGCGACGACGCGGTCGTAGTCGGCCGCCGACCGCAGCGGTCCCGCCGTGCCGGCGGTCGGCCAGCGCTGCCATACCAACGTTCGGACACTGGCGTAGCCGGTGTCATCCCCGGTGTACCAGAACGGCGAACTTGCCGTGATCGCCAGCAGCAGCGGTGTCACCGGCGCGATGCGCTGCATCAGGCGGACCGCCCGGTCGCGGTCGCCGACGCCGACGTGGACCTGCAGCCCGCAGATCAGCTGCTCGCGAACCAGCATCTGGTAGTCCGCGAGCATCCGCCGGTAGCGCTCACCTCCGGTCACCGCGAGTCGCGTGGGGGCCATGGGCAGCGTGCCGGCGGCGGCGATGGCGACACCGTGCGGTGCGGCGGCTTCGCTCACCTGCCGCCGCAGCTCGCCGATGGCCTGCCGCAGCTGGGCCAGCGTCGTACACACCGGGGTCCTCGTCTCGACCATGGACTGGTGCAGCTCGGTCGAGTACGAACCGCCGGGGAGGGACCCCAGGACGGCGTCAGCGACGGGCGCCAGCGCCCGAGTGTCACGTTCGACGAGGTGGAACTCCTCCTCGACGCCGACGGTGGCAACTGCCGGAACATCGGGATCGCGGCCGATCGGCACGCGCCCACCGTAAGCGCAGCCGAGCAAGGCGGCAGCACGACGACGCGTCGGCAACGCCTGTCGCTGGCCCGGTTCGCCGGCGTGGTGCCGGACTCGCGCCCGTCAGCGCGGCAGGGGCCGGGACGGTATGGTCGCGATGCGGCAATAGCCGCTGCGGCGGTCTCGGGGGTGGGCGTTGAGCCACAATACGATCGCTTCGTTCTCAGAGAGTGCCCGCAGGATTGCGCGGGCCTGGAACGACGCAGTCGATCCCTCGGCCTACGACGACGTAGTACGACGGCCGGTGAGGCAGTTGTGCCACGGACGCAGCGATGTCGCCTATGCAGCCGTCCCCAGTCTTATCGGATCTGCCGATCCGTCGACCCGACTGGTCGCATGGCACGTCGTTGCGGAACTCGCCGTCACCGGCTTTGCTGTTCCTCCCCAGCTGGTCGAGATTCTCACGGCGGCTGCCGAGGCCGAGAGCGACGACGATGTCCAGCGCGGCGTCGTCCAGGCCGCCGGCGAGATGGCCGCTGCCTGGCTGATACCACAGTGGTTCGGCTTGCCACACAACCGAGTCCGGTGGTCAGGTACGCCGTTGCCTTCGCCTTGCCTGACTTGGCGCACGACGCGCCCCCGGCGCTCGTGGCCGATGTGATGCTTCACCTGTGCGCGGACGAAGACGACGACGTCGCGAGCCTGGCCACCTTCGCCGTCGGTCTGCAGCTGGAGATCGACGGTGACCGCGTGCGTGACGTGCTGCGCCAGAACATGAATCACCCGTCTGCCGAGGTTCGGCTGGACGCGGCGCGAGGGCTTGCGTGTCGGCGTGATCTGGAGGGGATCCTCGCCCTTCGTGAATCGATCCTGACGAGGACGCCGGACCTGCTCACGCTGGACGCCGCAGCGCGAAGTCGTTCAGCACTGCTAGCTGATGCCTTGGCCTCGGCATGCGAGCACGCCGAGGCCAACGGAATCATGTTTGCGTACCGGTGCTGCGAGGAGGGCCCTCTGAAGAACGCCGACACGGCGTCGGTCGCCTTGTCGGCGGTACAAGCCATGGTGCGCCACGACCCAAGCGTTACCGACGCCGCGATCTTCTGCCCTCTCTACGACGTCGGCCTGGCGATCCGCATATCCCGAACTGGGGTAGGCGAGGAGATCTCTTTGTTCAATGCACTCGACGCCCTACCGACGATCAACTAGGCCGCCTCGCAGGACCGTCGCTGCGCAAGCAGCCGTCGAAGGTCGCCGAACGCGGGCGGTTGCCGTGGGCCATCGCCCGCCCGACGAGTTGCGGCCGGCCCAACTGCGCGCTGCTGTCCGGCCCTCGTCAAGCATCCGGACGTCGGAGCCCGCGCAGGGGAGGTCCCCGACAGGGCCGAGCTGGCAAGGGCCGCGACGCTGCCGCCAAGCCACGGCTCCGGACCACGTCGTGCGGTCAGGATTGGGTGTCCGAGGGGGGACTTGAACCCCCACGCCCGTTAAAGGGCACTAGCACCTCAAGCTAGCGCGTCTGCCATTCCGCCACTCGGACCATGCGCCGAACGGGTCGAGCGCGTCGGTGAGGCTACCAAAGCCTGGGGGCGCGCCCTACCTCGTCCATCGGCCCACTTCAACGGGCCAGTCATGGCCACTCCGGAGAGCGATGCGATGGTTCAGCTTGATTCTTGAGCGGTCGCTCAACTACTCTCCCTCGGGTGGGTCGGAGCCGGTCATGGGACGAGGACGCGGTCCTGGCGGCGGCGTCTGCGGTCTTTCATCGCAAGGGCTTCGAGGCCACCTCCACGCGTGACATCGAGGACGCGACCGGCCTGCGGCCCGGCAGCGTGTATGCGGCGTACGGCAGCAAGGCCGGGCTATTCGCCGCCGTGCTGGACCGGTACGCCGCGCACGTGGTCGACGCCCGGGTCGCGCGCTACCTGACCGACGCACCGGATCCCCGCGCGGGACTGCGCGCGATGTTCACCTCGACGTTCGAGGGTCGTCCCGCCCCCGACCCCGGTTGCCTAGTGACGAACAGCGCGGTCGAGTCGCCGGCGCTGGCGACCGAGGCGCGGCAGAAGGTGGGGACCTCGCTGGACGCCCTGCGGGCCGGCTTTTTCGACGCCGCGCAGCGCCTTGCAGGAGCGCACCAGGGCGCCGCCGCTGCCGCCGACCAACTCCTCGCGCTCTACCAGGGCCTGCTCGTCCTCGTGCGGTTCGGCGCGGACGAGAAACTGCTGCGTTCAGTCGTGGACGCGGTCGATGTCGTCATCGATTCACTGGAGGGAAACCATGAGTCCTGAAACACGGTGGCGCACCTATGCCGCCTGCTGGTCCATGTCCGACGAGGAGCGTTCCGGGGCGCTGCTGACAGTCGCCGACCCGGCGGTTTCGTACCGCGATCCGGCGACGAACCTCGCGGGAGTCGACGAACTCGCGACCTACATGACGTCGTTTCGCACGACGTTCCCGCAGGAACACTTCTGGATCGACGACGTCCGACATCACCACGATCGGTCGTTGGCCCGGTGGCGGCAGGTGAGCGCAGACCGCCGTACGACGATGCAGGGCATCAGCATTGCCCGCCATGGTGACGACGGCCGGTTCGTCGACATCGCCGGCTTCTTCCACGAATGAGCGATCCCACGGCGGCCGATGTCAACGATGCCGTCATTGCCGAGTTTCGTGCCCGGGGCGGCGTG comes from the Actinomycetota bacterium genome and includes:
- the fabI gene encoding enoyl-[acyl-carrier-protein] reductase FabI; protein product: MGLLEGKRLLITGVLTDQSIAWHVARLAQQEGATVVLSSFGRAQRLTERVAGRLPTPAPVIPLDVTSEDDLAALGDRLAAHVDGLDGVLHAVAFAPEAALGGNFVNTSWEDVATALHVSAYSLKALSMACLPLFPASGGSVVGLDFDATVAWPKYDWMGVAKAAFESTARYLARELGPRGVRVNLVAAGPIRTMAAKSIPGFEDFESVWSTRAPIGWDLDDPEPAARGCAALLSDWFPRTTGEIVHVDGGVHSQGG
- a CDS encoding histidine phosphatase family protein; the encoded protein is MSEPLASSDALAERNLLVLRHAKSDWPAGVADQDRPLAARGRRDAPEAGRWIAAQAGAPDLAVVSPATRTRQTWELVSAQLPSAVTASYDDRIYDATTEQLYAVLREVDQTATTVVLVGHNPGCHALVDELTDGAAPARYPTCGLALLGVTVPWSQLQPGTARLLAFAVPRG
- the serB gene encoding phosphoserine phosphatase SerB — translated: MDPAPTLLLTLAGPDRPGVTAALFGILGDDDVEVADIEQVVVRGRLLLGVLLRLGDRADAAAIADRAEVTATSLGMALDVVPGSAETGGRRRSSLRVTVIGSPLRPDAVAALARRAAEVGANIDRIARVAAYPVTAIELDVSGSDDAVALRAALSDSAATCGVDVAVQAVGLDRRGRHLLVMDVDSTLIQDEVIELLAGHAGQEPAVADITARAMRGELDFAASLHARVALLAGLPASVLDAVREQVRLTPGARTLVRTLQRLGYRVALVSGGFTQVVEPVAADLGITDLRANELEVVDGRLTGRVVGPVVDREGKAQALLDFAALHAIPLSRTIAVGDGANDLDMIAVAGLGIAFNAKPVVRQAADAAVSTPYLDSVLYLLGITREEIEEADARDGVATPAPPVR
- a CDS encoding ABC transporter ATP-binding protein, coding for MSEVLRLRGVTVVRGGRNIVDNLDWSVHEDERWVVLGPNGAGKTTITSMAATLLHPTAGTVDILGERLGRIDVFELRTRIGLASVSLAELVPPTERVGDVVVTAAWAVAGRWRESYDAADTLRARALLDQVGAAHLIERRFGTLSEGEKKRVQLARALMTDPELLLLDEPAAGLDLGAREDLVRRLSGLAADPASPALVLVTHHVEEIPPGFTHVLLLRDGRAVAQGPLRSTMSSSALSATFGIPLRLRRFDDRWTARAA
- a CDS encoding NfeD family protein — its product is MDAWVWWLIAAAVLAVVEVLTVDLVAIMLAGGAAAAAIASAVGAPAPVSFLVFAAVSALLLLVLRPVAKRHLTRGPVLRSGTDALRGQQALVLERVDGRDGRVKLGGEIWSARAYDETSAYDVGTSVQVIAISGATALVG
- a CDS encoding SPFH/Band 7/PHB domain protein, with protein sequence MEGTSLGILIAAILVAIFVLVTIAKGVRIVPQANAGIVERLGRYHRTLLPGLSLLIPYIDSLKPLIDMREQVVSFPPQPVITEDNLVVNIDTVIYFQVTDPKAATYEIANYLSGIEQLTITTLRNVIGSLDLEDALTSRDKINAALRGVLDEATGKWGIRVNRVEIKAIDPPASVQESMEKQMRAERDRRATILSAEGSKQGAILTAEGDRQAAILRAEGDAQAQVLRAQGEAEALTKVFDAVHAANPDAQMLAYQYLQALPELAQGSANKVWVLPLELSRAMEGLATAFRPAAAPEVAPTDRA
- a CDS encoding sulfite exporter TauE/SafE family protein codes for the protein MTAWSALLLVLAGVAAGGINAVVGSGTLLTYPTLLAFGLNPVLANGTNTTGLCVGGLAGAVGYRRELAGRRARMVRLATLAAAGGLAGAVLVVALPESVFVFVVPWLIVGACVLMLVQPRVTRWLRARSGDVAIHEHPRSGLLRGGAVTGAAVYGGYFGAAQGVVFMAVLCLLDDPDVQRSNAAKNLLAGTANTAAAVTFIVTGRVLWWAAIALAVGSIAGGLLGARVARRLPAGVLRALVVGVGLVAAVVVLVRF